The Sporosarcina sp. Te-1 DNA window GTTTCTTCTTTCACTTCCCTAACACAACACTCTTCCGGAGTTTCCCCTTCTTCAATCCCACCTGAAGGTATAGCCCATTTCTCTGAACCAAAGGCCTTAACCATTAATATTTCCATTTGGTCATTAATACAAATCCCTGCTGAACCTTTCCAGCTTTTCATTATCTCAATCCCCCCTTACAAAAGAGAGTACCTCGCCGGAATTCTCGCGCCAAGCTTTGGCATTCAAGCTGACTAGGCCTCTCAATCGAATAACTAGTCTCCTATACCGGTTTATGGTTATTGTAATTTTTTTCGAAGTTGTTCAGCCGCAACCAATGCTCGCTTGTCTTCAACAATCTCATCAGGTCTATTTCCTTCACCAAGAATATATCCATCAAACCGAGTCCCAATGAAATCAAAGATATACTGGAACTGCTGGATCATTGGTAAGCCTTTGATGCAAGGATTATCTCCACCCACTGCAATAACATATACTCTTTTTTGAGACATCTGTTTTTTAAAATCCGGGTATTTTGTGTCTTTTAATGTTTGAGACCATCGATCAATAAAATTCTTCATAATCCCACTCATACTATACCAATAAATTGGAGTCGAAAAAATAAGAATGTCATGCTGAAGAATCCGATCAATAATTGAGTTGTAATCATCATTGATTTCTGGAAATCCTTCCTCTGCATGACGCTTATCCACGATAGGTTCAATCAAGTGATCCTTTAGATAGATTTCTTCTACGGTTAATCCTTGAATGACCTTTCTCGTTAACACTTCTGTATTTCCATTCGGACGGCTGCCACCGTAAAGAACTGCAATGCTCATTTTTTATCATCCTTCCAAATTGTTATTATTCAGTACTTCTACGACTAGTATATAATTGATATAGAAATCTATAAAACGAATTATTTCGATTGAATCAATCAAAAATAACGCTTTAGAGAAGGTGAGTTACTTGGAGAACAAACAACTAATTACCTTTAAGGTGGCTTCTGAAACTCTGAACTTTACCAAGACGGCTAAAATATTAAACTTTGCCCAATCCAGCATAACTGCGCAAATAAAATCGCTCGAAGCAGAACTTGGCACCCCGTTGTTTGAGCGTCTAGGAAAGCGTCTAATCTTGACAGAAGCCGGGCGAAAGTTTCAATTGTACGCAGAAAAAATGATAAAACTGAACGAAGAGGCAAAGATGGTTATTAGGGAAGATAAAGAAATTTCGGGAACCCTAATAATCGGAGCGCAGGAAAGTCAATGCACGTATCGGCTTCCCCCCATACTCCTAGAGTTTAGAAAACAATATCCTGACGTCAAAGTCATCTTTAAACCAGCACATTCTGATGAAATTGCCAGAAGAGAGTTACAGGAAGGATTGCTGGATATTGCATTCATAATGGATACATCGAAGCCCGGTGATGCATTACGAATAGAATGCCTTATACAAGAAAAAATTAAAATGGTCGTTTCTCCAGATCATCATCTACTTGCAAAATCGCAGGTAAGTTCAAAAGACCTTGAAAAAGAAACATTTTTACTTACTGAATCAGGTTGCTCCTATCGCACCCTGCTGGAAGATTCTTTTCGCGCAGTAGAAGTGTATCCTAATACAAAATTCGAATTTGGCAGCATAGAAGCCATTAAACAATGTGTAATAGCAGGCTTGGGAATTGCGGTACTGCCAGAGATGGCAGTGGAGGCAGACATTCGTTCGGGCAAGATGAAGGAATTGGCATGGATCAATACCCTTTCACCTATTTTCACACAGATTGCATGGCATAAAGATAAATGGATGACTCCGCCGTTGCAAGCTTTCATTGAAATCACCCAT harbors:
- a CDS encoding LysR family transcriptional regulator, translated to MENKQLITFKVASETLNFTKTAKILNFAQSSITAQIKSLEAELGTPLFERLGKRLILTEAGRKFQLYAEKMIKLNEEAKMVIREDKEISGTLIIGAQESQCTYRLPPILLEFRKQYPDVKVIFKPAHSDEIARRELQEGLLDIAFIMDTSKPGDALRIECLIQEKIKMVVSPDHHLLAKSQVSSKDLEKETFLLTESGCSYRTLLEDSFRAVEVYPNTKFEFGSIEAIKQCVIAGLGIAVLPEMAVEADIRSGKMKELAWINTLSPIFTQIAWHKDKWMTPPLQAFIEITHEIFKTKRDGSNEI
- a CDS encoding flavodoxin family protein, with translation MSIAVLYGGSRPNGNTEVLTRKVIQGLTVEEIYLKDHLIEPIVDKRHAEEGFPEINDDYNSIIDRILQHDILIFSTPIYWYSMSGIMKNFIDRWSQTLKDTKYPDFKKQMSQKRVYVIAVGGDNPCIKGLPMIQQFQYIFDFIGTRFDGYILGEGNRPDEIVEDKRALVAAEQLRKKLQ